The Poseidonibacter lekithochrous region TGTTTTGCCCTAAGTGGTTTTTTAATTGCTGTTCACTACAAACTTGATATTCTAGGAGTATTTATCTCTGCATTTTTAACTGCCCTTGGTGGTGGTATGACAAGAGATGTACTTGCTAGCAAAACTCCTTATGTATTTACAGATACAACACCTGTATTATTAGTTATGGCTACTGTTTTAATCTCCCTTATTCTAAAACTACATAAGATTGATGACTTAGAAGGTAAAACTGTTTTTATTATCTCTGATGCAGTGGGATTAGTATCTTTTGCCATCACAGGAGCTTTAGTTGCTATTGATAATGAATTTAACTTCTTAGGGGTATTAATTCTTGCCTTTATTACAGCAGTTGGTGGTGGTACAATTAGAGATATTCTAATAAATAGAGTTCCCTCTATTTTAGTATCTGAATTTTATGCAACAGTTGCAATTATTGTAGGACTTGTTACTTATGGTTTACATTTACTTGGTTTACATAGTTTATTTACTTTAATTCTTGTATTCATAGCTGGCGTTGCTCTTCGATTATTAGCATATTATAGAAACTGGCACCTACCTACATTATCAAAATAACTTTATAAATAAATCTTATAATAAGGTTTATTAAGTTATTATCCATACTCTCAAAAATTAAATAATAAAAAAATTATTA contains the following coding sequences:
- a CDS encoding trimeric intracellular cation channel family protein, whose amino-acid sequence is MTALELADIIGIICFALSGFLIAVHYKLDILGVFISAFLTALGGGMTRDVLASKTPYVFTDTTPVLLVMATVLISLILKLHKIDDLEGKTVFIISDAVGLVSFAITGALVAIDNEFNFLGVLILAFITAVGGGTIRDILINRVPSILVSEFYATVAIIVGLVTYGLHLLGLHSLFTLILVFIAGVALRLLAYYRNWHLPTLSK